The region ATCCTCCCAGTCGGCGACTGGTGGGGCCCCTTTTATCTCGCCGCCATCGGGGTTGTGGATATCGTCATCCTCTTTGGGGCTTCTCGGGGGGTCAGGTGCACGACACCGGAGTGTGTCCGGAAGTCCCAAGCGACATCGATCCTCCGGGCCGGAATGTTCGCCGCGCTCGCGGTCTTTGCGGTTGCCGCGGTGGTGTAAACCCGACCCGAGGTCCGGGTCGGGCGCGCCTCGCACATTCCGGACGCTCACAATTTCGGCAGACGCTCATCCGCTCGAAGCGAACTCGCAATGCACCCCTGCAGAACGGCATAATCCCGTACGGCCTCATGGTATTCCAAAAATCCCACTGATAATTTTATCTGGTTGCGGACCGAGCTGTTATCCCGGGAGATCTTCATGAAAGTTTACCGGCACGGGGACACATACATAGCACCGAAAGGTTCCTTTTTTGACGGAAACGTGAAGATAGACGGGAATTTTATCGCCCCCTCGGAGACGCACATCTGGGGCAATATAATAGTCGGCGGCCGCCTCGAGCTCGGGCCGTACTCGACGGTCGGCGGGTATGTCGAGGCCGAGAGCATCGTCGTCGGCCGTAACGTCAAGATCAAAGGGCCGCTTCGGGTGCTGGAGACCGCCACCATCTGCGACAACGCATGCCTCCACTCTATCCGGGCTGGGGGGAACATCACCCTCCGGCCCGGCGTCAAAGTCGGCGACGTCAACAGCGAAGAGACGATCTTCGTCTACGGCAAGGTCGCGAGC is a window of Methanoculleus sp. 7T DNA encoding:
- a CDS encoding bactofilin family protein, giving the protein MKVYRHGDTYIAPKGSFFDGNVKIDGNFIAPSETHIWGNIIVGGRLELGPYSTVGGYVEAESIVVGRNVKIKGPLRVLETATICDNACLHSIRAGGNITLRPGVKVGDVNSEETIFVYGKVASERLFGRAVKVYGT